In 'Nostoc azollae' 0708, the following are encoded in one genomic region:
- a CDS encoding response regulator transcription factor, whose protein sequence is MSAQLLLVDDEPGLREAVKEYLQESGFKVQTASNAREGWDMMQHSIPDLVISDIMMPQVDGYHFLKQMRDDARFQALPVVFLTAKGMTGDRIQGYQAGVDAYLAKPFDPDELVAIVENLLVRHTVKTQVASEDTENMDIAKLAHEISKIKDLLSPRNAITQTPPPFKIDLTPREQSVLNLVAEGLMNKEIARRLETSVRNVEKYVSRLFSKTGTNSRTELVRFALEHGLAK, encoded by the coding sequence ATGTCAGCACAACTGTTACTGGTAGATGACGAACCCGGATTGAGGGAAGCCGTGAAAGAATATTTACAAGAAAGCGGTTTTAAGGTTCAAACTGCCAGTAATGCCCGTGAAGGTTGGGATATGATGCAGCATAGTATACCTGATTTAGTGATTTCTGATATCATGATGCCCCAAGTGGATGGTTATCATTTCTTGAAGCAAATGCGAGATGATGCGCGTTTTCAAGCTTTACCTGTGGTATTTTTAACAGCTAAAGGCATGACAGGTGATCGCATTCAAGGCTATCAAGCTGGTGTTGACGCTTATCTAGCCAAACCCTTTGATCCTGATGAACTGGTGGCCATAGTTGAAAACTTACTCGTCCGTCACACTGTAAAAACACAGGTAGCTAGTGAAGATACGGAAAATATGGATATTGCTAAATTAGCCCATGAAATTTCCAAAATCAAAGATTTATTAAGTCCCAGAAATGCAATTACTCAAACCCCTCCTCCGTTCAAAATAGATTTAACTCCCAGAGAACAAAGTGTTTTAAATCTAGTAGCCGAAGGTTTAATGAACAAAGAAATTGCACGTCGCTTAGAAACCAGCGTTCGCAACGTAGAAAAATACGTCAGCCGTTTATTTAGTAAAACCGGCACAAATAGCCGTACAGAATTAGTGCGTTTTGCCCTAGAACATGGACTAGCTAAGTGA
- the ctpB gene encoding carboxyl-terminal processing protease CtpB, translated as MNQSAKRYSPLQAVLIGGAMATTATISLFGQAWTRCVHAALQDSPKALVYQVWQLVNREYVDSKFNQQDWEATRQSLLSKDYTSNDQAYVAIREALQKLGDPYTRFMDPKQFTALTTQTSGEVSGIGIRMEVNEKTKRLTIVEAIENSPAVKAGVKSGDEILAIDGKSTLKMKVDEASNLIRGKAGTGITLRLGRPGKNQFDLKLTRATIELPTVNYTLKQEGGRRIGYIRLREFSAHAADQMRRAIGNLNNKKVDSYVLDLRGNPGGLLQASIEIARMWLDNGGIVKTVDRVGGSEETKANRTALTNQPLAILVDGNSASASEILTGALKDNKRALVVGSQTFGKALVQSVHELTDGSGLAVTIAHYYTPKGTDINHKGITPDIQLDLTEAQERQLAANPDLIATVNDPQYARAIVALSNTKFAQPMTPPQSSQPLSIRAEDLKF; from the coding sequence ATGAACCAATCTGCGAAACGTTACTCACCGCTTCAAGCAGTCTTAATTGGTGGAGCGATGGCAACAACTGCCACTATATCTCTATTTGGTCAAGCTTGGACTCGGTGTGTTCATGCTGCTTTACAAGATAGTCCTAAAGCGTTGGTTTACCAAGTATGGCAACTGGTGAATCGTGAATATGTTGATAGCAAATTTAATCAACAAGATTGGGAAGCAACCAGGCAGAGCCTATTAAGCAAAGACTATACTTCCAATGATCAAGCTTATGTAGCGATCCGCGAAGCCCTTCAAAAATTGGGAGATCCATACACACGTTTTATGGATCCCAAACAATTCACAGCCTTGACTACTCAAACATCTGGGGAAGTTTCTGGGATTGGTATTCGCATGGAAGTCAATGAAAAAACCAAGCGATTAACCATTGTCGAAGCTATAGAAAATTCTCCTGCGGTAAAAGCTGGTGTTAAGTCAGGTGATGAGATCTTAGCAATTGATGGTAAAAGCACTCTCAAAATGAAAGTGGATGAGGCATCTAATTTAATTCGCGGTAAGGCTGGTACTGGTATAACTTTGCGGTTGGGACGACCAGGAAAAAATCAGTTTGATTTGAAGCTGACAAGGGCAACTATCGAACTTCCTACTGTGAATTACACTCTTAAACAAGAGGGTGGTCGTCGGATTGGCTATATAAGATTGCGGGAGTTTAGCGCCCACGCGGCTGATCAAATGCGTCGAGCTATTGGCAATTTGAACAACAAAAAAGTCGATTCCTATGTATTAGATTTGCGAGGAAACCCAGGTGGTTTGTTGCAAGCTAGTATTGAAATAGCGCGGATGTGGCTAGATAATGGTGGCATTGTCAAGACTGTAGATCGTGTGGGAGGTAGTGAAGAAACTAAAGCCAATCGCACAGCCTTGACAAACCAACCTTTAGCTATTCTCGTTGATGGTAATTCCGCTAGTGCTAGTGAAATTCTCACGGGGGCTCTCAAGGATAATAAACGGGCATTAGTTGTCGGTAGTCAAACTTTTGGTAAAGCTTTGGTGCAATCAGTACATGAACTTACTGATGGTTCTGGGTTAGCAGTGACTATTGCTCACTACTACACCCCCAAAGGTACGGATATCAATCACAAGGGCATTACACCTGATATTCAGCTAGATTTGACGGAGGCTCAAGAACGTCAGTTAGCTGCTAATCCAGATCTAATTGCAACTGTCAATGATCCACAATATGCCCGTGCTATTGTTGCTCTGTCTAATACAAAGTTTGCCCAACCTATGACACCTCCTCAAAGTTCTCAACCTCTAAGCATTCGAGCTGAAGATTTGAAATTTTAA
- the glyS gene encoding glycine--tRNA ligase subunit beta codes for MPAFLLEVGTEELPASFLSSAIVQWRSRIPQTLEANNLKTETVEVYGTPRRLAVLITGLPSQQPDKEEEIKGPSAQAAFKDGKPTPGAVGFAKKQGVELDAFEIRPTEKGDFVFIQKKTPGRPVAEILTELFPQWVWSLEGKRLMRWGSGDGRFSRPIRWLVALLDGDVLPLELKNGDKTVKSDRISQAHRVLHPEPVSISHATEYVNTLRSGYVIVSPEERENIITEQVKTAVQKLGGFTPIYPDLLEETTNLVEYPTAVVGKFEDEFLLLPTEVSTTVMVNHQRYFPVFKTSENHELLPNFITVSNGDPTKSDIIAVGNEKVIRARLADGRFFYKADLAKPLESFLPQLETVTFQEDLGSVRAKVERVVNIAARISQQLQLGNNERQKIQRAALLCKADLVTQMVSEFPELQGTMGEKYALASAEDSEVALAIYEHYLPRYASDNFPRTITGKVVALADRLDTLVSIFGLGLKPSGSSDPFALRRAANAIIKIICSQSSDSTHQDYKDGLTLDLAGLLEQTATEFAAAFNKDRDSLIKVLQDFFIQRIRTLFQEAEVQIFIDEIDYDLVNAVLGENDPEYTERALQDLLDVRDRALYLQQIRNNGTLDKIYETVNRSTRLAAQGNLNFQQLEPTAVVKPELFQKSSESAFYNALLELVPQTQAAQRTRNYQILIAALEKIAPTVSKLFDGEDSVLVMDLNPEIKRNRLNLLGLLRNHARVLADFGAIVKNL; via the coding sequence ATGCCTGCGTTTTTATTAGAAGTTGGTACTGAAGAACTACCTGCAAGCTTTTTGAGTAGTGCCATAGTACAATGGCGATCGCGCATTCCTCAAACTCTGGAAGCTAACAACCTCAAAACTGAAACTGTGGAAGTTTATGGAACTCCCCGACGGTTAGCAGTTCTAATTACAGGTTTACCATCCCAGCAACCAGATAAAGAAGAAGAAATCAAAGGTCCATCGGCACAAGCAGCTTTTAAAGATGGTAAACCCACACCGGGAGCAGTTGGGTTTGCTAAAAAACAAGGTGTAGAACTGGACGCTTTTGAAATTCGACCTACGGAGAAAGGTGATTTTGTCTTCATCCAGAAAAAGACTCCCGGCCGTCCAGTTGCGGAAATTTTGACAGAACTTTTTCCCCAGTGGGTTTGGAGTTTAGAAGGAAAGCGGTTGATGCGTTGGGGAAGTGGTGATGGTAGATTTTCCCGTCCAATTCGCTGGTTAGTGGCTTTGTTGGATGGGGATGTTTTGCCCTTAGAATTAAAGAATGGAGATAAAACGGTTAAGAGCGATCGCATTTCTCAAGCACATCGCGTTTTACATCCCGAACCTGTCAGCATTTCCCACGCGACAGAATATGTAAATACCCTGCGTTCTGGTTACGTGATAGTTTCACCAGAAGAACGGGAAAACATCATTACTGAACAAGTCAAAACCGCAGTTCAAAAATTAGGCGGTTTCACACCAATATATCCTGATTTATTAGAAGAAACTACAAATTTAGTAGAGTATCCTACCGCAGTAGTTGGAAAATTTGAAGACGAATTTCTACTATTACCTACAGAAGTCTCAACTACAGTAATGGTGAACCATCAGCGTTATTTCCCTGTTTTCAAGACTTCAGAGAATCACGAATTATTACCTAATTTTATCACTGTTTCTAACGGCGATCCGACAAAATCAGATATCATTGCCGTTGGTAATGAGAAAGTAATTCGGGCGCGGTTAGCTGATGGGCGTTTCTTCTATAAAGCTGATTTAGCTAAACCATTGGAAAGCTTTTTACCTCAATTGGAAACAGTTACTTTTCAAGAAGACTTAGGATCAGTTCGTGCCAAAGTCGAGAGAGTAGTGAATATTGCTGCCCGAATTTCTCAGCAGTTGCAATTAGGCAATAATGAAAGACAGAAAATTCAACGAGCAGCCTTACTTTGTAAAGCAGATTTAGTCACCCAGATGGTGTCTGAATTCCCAGAATTGCAAGGCACTATGGGTGAAAAATATGCTCTAGCTAGTGCTGAAGATTCAGAAGTAGCACTGGCAATTTATGAACATTATTTACCACGATATGCAAGTGATAATTTCCCACGAACTATTACAGGTAAAGTTGTTGCCTTAGCAGATAGGTTAGATACTTTAGTAAGTATATTTGGTTTAGGTTTAAAACCTTCAGGTTCCTCTGATCCTTTTGCTTTAAGACGGGCAGCTAATGCAATAATTAAGATTATTTGCTCACAATCTTCTGACTCAACTCACCAAGACTATAAAGATGGTTTAACGCTTGATTTAGCAGGTTTGTTAGAGCAAACAGCCACAGAGTTTGCGGCAGCTTTTAACAAAGATAGAGACTCACTAATTAAAGTATTGCAGGACTTTTTCATACAACGAATCCGCACTCTATTTCAAGAAGCAGAAGTACAAATATTTATTGACGAAATAGATTATGATTTAGTCAATGCTGTATTGGGAGAAAATGATCCAGAATATACAGAACGGGCATTACAGGATTTATTAGATGTGCGCGATCGCGCCCTTTATTTACAACAAATCCGCAATAATGGTACATTAGATAAAATATACGAAACCGTCAACCGTTCTACCCGTCTGGCTGCACAAGGTAATTTAAACTTCCAGCAGTTAGAACCAACAGCGGTAGTTAAACCCGAATTATTCCAAAAATCTTCTGAATCTGCCTTTTACAACGCCTTGCTTGAGTTAGTACCCCAAACCCAAGCAGCACAACGAACCCGCAACTATCAAATATTAATAGCCGCACTAGAAAAAATTGCTCCCACCGTGAGTAAATTATTTGATGGTGAAGATAGCGTTTTAGTCATGGATCTAAATCCTGAGATTAAACGAAATCGGTTAAATTTACTGGGACTACTTCGTAATCATGCCCGTGTTTTAGCTGACTTTGGGGCGATCGTCAAAAATCTGTAG
- the murD gene encoding UDP-N-acetylmuramoyl-L-alanine--D-glutamate ligase, producing the protein MPEAVVIGLGKSGIAAARLLKQEGWEVELSDHNTSPNLLEQQQELANEQIPVKLGNTPDLESEILPQLIVVSPGVPWDIPILVKARELGIETIGEIELAWRHLQNIPWVAITGTNGKTTTTSLTAAIFQAAGLNAPACGNIGMAACEVALSVQKPDWIIGELSSYQIESSVTLSPPIGIWTTFTPDHLARHKTLENYYNIKAKLLNNSHLQIFNGDDIYLNKVGLNHWHNAYWTTVKGPEFLIGEKGFYMENGWVIEKLSATSTSQPIVEVSALRMVGEHNQQNLLMSVAAARLGGINIEAISHAVHEFPGVTHRLEHICTWEGIDFINDSKATNYDAAEVGLASVKSPVILIAGGEAKAGDDTGWLNKIQAKAATVLLIGNAAPTFAQRLEEVGYTNFEIIETMAKAVPKSAELAKQYQASVVLLSPACASFDQYPNFEARGEDFRQLCLNWVES; encoded by the coding sequence ATGCCAGAAGCTGTTGTGATTGGATTGGGAAAGTCCGGTATTGCTGCAGCAAGATTGTTGAAACAGGAAGGCTGGGAGGTGGAATTAAGCGATCACAACACCTCTCCAAACCTCCTGGAACAACAACAAGAACTTGCTAACGAACAAATTCCCGTTAAATTAGGTAACACACCAGACCTAGAGAGTGAAATTTTACCACAACTAATAGTTGTTAGCCCTGGTGTACCTTGGGACATTCCTATATTAGTCAAAGCGCGAGAGTTAGGCATTGAAACCATTGGTGAAATCGAACTAGCCTGGCGACATTTGCAAAATATCCCTTGGGTAGCCATTACCGGCACGAATGGTAAAACTACCACTACGTCGCTAACTGCCGCCATTTTTCAAGCCGCAGGATTGAACGCTCCTGCCTGTGGTAACATCGGTATGGCTGCTTGTGAAGTGGCTTTATCAGTACAAAAACCAGATTGGATCATTGGAGAACTTAGCAGTTATCAAATCGAATCTTCTGTCACACTTTCTCCCCCCATTGGTATTTGGACAACATTCACACCAGATCATTTAGCCCGTCATAAAACCTTAGAAAATTACTACAATATTAAGGCCAAATTGTTAAATAATTCTCATTTACAAATATTTAACGGCGATGATATTTATTTAAACAAAGTAGGATTAAATCATTGGCATAATGCTTATTGGACAACTGTGAAAGGACCAGAATTTTTAATCGGTGAAAAGGGCTTTTATATGGAAAATGGCTGGGTAATAGAAAAATTATCTGCAACTTCCACATCTCAACCGATTGTAGAAGTTTCTGCTTTGCGAATGGTAGGAGAACACAATCAACAAAATCTTCTCATGTCAGTAGCTGCAGCCCGGTTAGGAGGAATTAATATTGAAGCAATTTCGCATGCAGTCCATGAATTTCCTGGTGTTACCCATCGCTTAGAACATATCTGCACATGGGAAGGAATTGATTTTATTAATGATAGCAAAGCCACCAATTATGATGCGGCTGAAGTGGGTTTAGCATCTGTAAAAAGTCCTGTCATTTTAATTGCCGGTGGTGAAGCAAAAGCTGGAGATGATACAGGCTGGTTAAATAAAATTCAGGCTAAAGCTGCTACTGTTTTATTAATTGGTAATGCTGCACCTACATTTGCTCAACGTCTAGAAGAAGTGGGATATACTAACTTTGAAATTATCGAAACAATGGCAAAAGCTGTACCCAAGTCCGCAGAATTAGCAAAACAATATCAAGCATCAGTTGTGTTATTATCTCCAGCTTGCGCAAGTTTTGACCAATATCCTAATTTTGAAGCAAGGGGTGAAGATTTCCGTCAGTTGTGTTTGAATTGGGTGGAATCATAA
- a CDS encoding glycosyltransferase — MNHQLVDVNTAQSFLPKVSVVIPFYNSEADLPDLLSCLLLQTYPKEQVEYLLVDNNSSDHTLSILQKTAGDSPIAIRPLSENNIQSSYAARNTGIKAATGEIIAFTDADCRPQCQWLNTLIQPFINSEVVIVAGEIVALPGTSLLEKFAAQQETLSQKHTLAHKFCPYGQTANLAIRHHTFTKSGLFRPYLTTGGDADICWRILNANLGKLEFVTDAIVKHRNRVTTKELASQWRRYGRSNRYLHELHGIELTREIKTKEYIYILLRWLLKEVPTISINNIIGQASFQDLLSTPLGLFTSRERSLGQRKAKLPENAKIIESL; from the coding sequence ATGAATCATCAGTTAGTTGATGTAAATACTGCCCAAAGCTTTCTACCCAAGGTGTCCGTGGTGATTCCTTTTTATAATAGTGAAGCAGACTTACCAGATTTGCTGAGTTGTCTATTGTTGCAAACTTACCCAAAAGAGCAGGTAGAGTACTTATTAGTAGATAATAATAGCAGCGATCACACCCTCTCCATTCTACAAAAGACGGCTGGAGATTCTCCCATTGCTATCCGTCCTTTAAGTGAAAACAATATTCAAAGTTCCTACGCAGCCCGCAACACAGGGATTAAAGCTGCTACTGGTGAAATAATTGCCTTTACTGATGCTGACTGTCGTCCCCAATGCCAATGGTTAAATACATTAATTCAGCCTTTCATAAATTCAGAGGTGGTAATTGTTGCTGGTGAGATTGTGGCATTACCAGGTACAAGTTTATTAGAAAAATTCGCTGCTCAACAAGAAACCTTATCTCAAAAACATACCCTTGCCCATAAATTTTGTCCCTATGGACAAACCGCAAATTTAGCAATTCGTCATCATACTTTTACCAAATCAGGCTTATTTCGTCCCTATCTTACCACTGGTGGAGATGCAGATATCTGTTGGCGCATTCTTAATGCTAATCTAGGTAAATTAGAATTTGTGACCGATGCTATTGTTAAGCACCGTAACCGCGTTACTACGAAAGAACTAGCCAGTCAATGGCGACGCTATGGACGTTCAAATCGTTATTTACATGAATTACATGGTATAGAACTAACGAGAGAAATAAAAACTAAAGAATACATTTATATCTTACTACGTTGGTTATTAAAAGAGGTACCAACAATAAGTATTAATAACATTATTGGTCAAGCTAGTTTTCAGGATTTATTAAGTACTCCTTTGGGCTTATTTACCTCTAGAGAAAGAAGTTTAGGGCAAAGAAAAGCCAAGTTACCAGAAAATGCTAAAATCATTGAATCGTTATAA
- a CDS encoding PAS domain S-box protein yields MQGKDNYQEQQEINSTDEEGMIFQLADTTIQACNAAAERIIGYKNEQILGKTPFKPPWQIVHEDGTIFTPETVPPIVALQTGKPCKNVVMGLYQPTGQLVWLLLNSQPLFQTNKSTPYAVVTTFTDFTKVKCRQSRSDACITNNKKLIVTWNQDQAVEISPNTDKQKLNQPVAEPISDDCTKAFLSMQNHILELIATGNSLSEILEKLAQSIEAQLAEVFCSIMLLNDTGTKLYPGVSSSLPEKYIQELKNGVPVGADVGSCGTSAYTKQTVIVSDIASDHKWVKYRDLTLTNNLKACWSTPILDSQGHVLGTFALYYPTVRIPQKSDLQLIERASHLAGVAIERQRWQLALQQSEYQLRLMTETIPQQVWTAQPNGLVDYYNQRWCDFTGKTQEQLKTESWEQIIHPEDLPKVEELWAKAVQTGSDYEVETRMLSGSGEYHWILGQARPLRNQQGQIVKWYGTNTDITDHIQAREALRESELNFRTLADTMPQMIWTAKGDGWLEYCNQRWLDYTGMTLEETQGWGWQPVLHPDDAQICIDIWSESVRTGQNYQIEYRLRRARDGQYRWHLGRAFPLRNQKGQIIKWFGSCTDIDDHKRSEEALRNALQEKQAAYEAAETANRVKDEFLAILSHELRTPLNPILGWSQLLKTGKLDKDKTDEALKSIERNAKLQVDLIDDLLDVSRILRGKLTLNVTTVNLADIISAALETMSLAASVKQIAVQTLIEPNIGKVRGDPARLQQIVWNLLSNAIKFTPQGGEVVVQLEQIGSMAHIIVSDQGKGINRKFLPHIFEHFRQEDGSTTRKFGGLGLGLAIVRHLVELHGGTVEADSPGEGQGTTLKVILPLISSLPVTVTNGQFEDVALSLKGIKILVVDDDVDSLAFVKVVLELYEATVTTAASAPEALQIGVQLKPDVLISDIGMPEMDGYELLRRMRALSSDLGGDIPAVSKAIPKAIALTAFAGELDEQQAMAAGFQIHIPKPVEPEALAAAVAQVLKINV; encoded by the coding sequence ATGCAAGGAAAGGACAATTACCAAGAGCAACAGGAAATTAATTCTACTGATGAAGAGGGGATGATTTTCCAGCTTGCTGATACCACTATACAGGCGTGTAATGCTGCTGCTGAGAGAATAATTGGATATAAAAATGAGCAAATATTGGGAAAAACTCCCTTTAAACCTCCATGGCAAATAGTTCATGAAGATGGAACAATTTTTACGCCAGAAACAGTTCCACCTATAGTTGCTTTACAAACAGGTAAGCCATGCAAAAACGTCGTCATGGGGCTTTATCAGCCAACTGGTCAGCTAGTTTGGTTATTGCTTAACTCCCAGCCTTTATTTCAAACTAACAAATCTACTCCCTATGCAGTTGTCACCACATTTACCGACTTTACAAAAGTGAAATGTCGGCAATCTAGGAGTGATGCTTGTATTACCAATAATAAAAAACTAATAGTAACTTGGAATCAAGATCAAGCTGTAGAAATTTCTCCAAATACGGATAAGCAAAAGCTAAACCAACCAGTTGCAGAACCTATATCTGACGATTGCACCAAAGCCTTCTTATCCATGCAAAACCATATTTTAGAACTAATTGCTACGGGTAATTCACTCTCTGAGATCCTCGAAAAGTTAGCTCAGTCAATAGAAGCGCAGTTGGCTGAAGTTTTCTGTTCCATCATGTTACTAAATGATACAGGCACAAAATTATATCCTGGCGTAAGTTCTAGTCTACCAGAAAAATATATTCAAGAATTAAAGAATGGTGTTCCCGTAGGTGCAGATGTAGGTAGTTGTGGCACATCAGCCTATACCAAACAAACAGTAATAGTCTCAGACATTGCCAGCGATCACAAATGGGTAAAATACCGTGACTTGACATTGACGAATAACCTCAAAGCTTGTTGGTCTACACCCATTTTGGACAGTCAAGGCCATGTTTTAGGAACATTTGCACTATATTATCCCACAGTTCGCATTCCTCAAAAATCAGATCTGCAACTCATTGAGAGAGCATCTCACCTAGCAGGTGTAGCAATTGAACGTCAAAGATGGCAACTAGCTTTGCAACAAAGTGAATATCAATTGCGATTAATGACGGAAACAATTCCCCAACAGGTATGGACAGCACAACCTAACGGTCTGGTTGATTATTATAACCAGCGGTGGTGTGACTTTACAGGTAAAACGCAAGAACAACTGAAAACTGAGAGTTGGGAGCAGATTATTCACCCAGAAGACTTACCAAAGGTAGAAGAATTGTGGGCTAAAGCGGTACAAACCGGCAGTGACTATGAAGTAGAAACTCGGATGCTCTCTGGGAGTGGAGAGTACCATTGGATTTTGGGACAGGCACGTCCTTTGCGAAATCAACAGGGACAGATTGTTAAATGGTACGGTACCAATACCGACATTACAGACCATATCCAAGCCAGAGAAGCTTTACGAGAAAGTGAGCTAAACTTCCGCACCTTGGCAGATACCATGCCGCAGATGATCTGGACTGCTAAAGGAGATGGCTGGTTAGAATACTGTAACCAACGTTGGTTGGACTATACTGGTATGACACTGGAGGAAACTCAAGGTTGGGGTTGGCAACCTGTACTGCATCCCGATGATGCACAAATCTGTATAGATATTTGGAGTGAGTCAGTTCGCACAGGTCAAAATTATCAAATTGAGTACCGCTTACGTCGCGCTAGAGATGGGCAATATCGTTGGCATCTAGGTCGAGCCTTTCCACTACGCAATCAAAAGGGACAGATTATCAAATGGTTTGGTTCCTGTACTGATATTGACGACCACAAGCGGTCTGAGGAAGCATTGCGAAATGCCCTCCAAGAAAAGCAAGCAGCTTATGAAGCCGCTGAAACAGCGAATCGCGTTAAAGATGAGTTTCTGGCTATCCTTTCCCACGAACTCCGTACCCCGCTTAATCCGATCCTGGGATGGTCTCAATTGTTAAAAACTGGCAAACTGGACAAAGATAAGACAGATGAAGCCCTCAAAAGTATTGAGCGTAATGCAAAATTGCAGGTTGACCTGATTGACGATTTACTAGATGTGTCACGCATCCTCCGAGGCAAACTAACTCTGAATGTGACTACAGTTAATTTGGCAGATATAATTTCTGCAGCATTGGAAACAATGAGTTTAGCAGCCTCTGTTAAACAAATTGCCGTTCAAACCCTAATTGAACCGAATATAGGAAAAGTTAGAGGTGATCCGGCTCGCTTGCAACAAATTGTCTGGAATCTTTTGTCTAATGCTATTAAATTTACACCTCAAGGCGGAGAGGTAGTAGTACAGCTAGAGCAAATTGGTTCAATGGCTCATATTATAGTTAGTGATCAAGGTAAAGGTATCAACCGTAAATTTCTACCTCATATATTTGAACACTTCCGGCAAGAGGATGGCTCAACTACCAGAAAATTTGGTGGTCTGGGATTGGGACTAGCAATAGTCCGCCATTTAGTAGAATTACACGGTGGTACAGTTGAGGCCGATAGTCCAGGAGAAGGACAGGGCACAACTTTAAAAGTTATACTACCGTTAATATCTTCCTTGCCAGTGACAGTTACGAATGGTCAATTTGAGGACGTAGCTTTAAGTTTAAAAGGAATTAAAATTTTGGTTGTGGATGATGATGTTGATTCGCTGGCTTTTGTTAAAGTTGTGCTGGAATTGTATGAGGCAACTGTGACCACAGCGGCATCAGCACCAGAAGCATTACAAATTGGGGTACAGTTAAAGCCTGATGTTTTGATCAGTGATATTGGAATGCCGGAGATGGATGGTTATGAACTGTTAAGAAGAATGAGAGCTTTGTCGTCAGACTTGGGTGGAGACATTCCAGCAGTAAGCAAAGCTATACCGAAGGCGATCGCTCTAACAGCATTTGCTGGAGAACTTGACGAACAACAGGCAATGGCGGCAGGTTTTCAAATACACATACCTAAACCAGTAGAACCAGAGGCGTTAGCAGCAGCTGTTGCCCAAGTTCTGAAAATAAATGTTTAG
- a CDS encoding YdcF family protein yields the protein MKQRFTIKLSISLKARFRKLWRLLQNIVFGLCFILFSWLTFTTITLVSASSKPVDGFLVLGGSIRREIHAAQLAKQYPQIPILISQGSPDPCIWIIFQREAAHLEKVWLENCAHSTFENFYNGVPILRNWRVRKVKLITSGTHFFRAKLMAQIILGAHGIWVETETVKEIGIPGNRESWIKTELDIIRSLLWALLSQVIQPQCSQVTKLVDVDIHSWQQHGFKCEHQGLLGK from the coding sequence ATGAAGCAGAGATTTACCATCAAATTGTCTATTTCCTTGAAGGCTAGATTTAGAAAGTTGTGGCGGTTGTTACAAAATATTGTTTTTGGGTTGTGTTTTATCTTGTTTAGTTGGTTGACTTTCACAACTATAACCTTAGTTTCTGCTTCCTCAAAGCCAGTAGATGGTTTTCTTGTACTAGGGGGTAGTATTCGCCGAGAAATTCATGCCGCCCAACTAGCAAAACAATATCCCCAAATCCCGATTTTAATTTCTCAAGGTTCTCCAGATCCATGTATTTGGATCATTTTTCAGCGGGAAGCAGCACACCTAGAAAAGGTTTGGTTAGAAAATTGTGCTCATTCTACCTTTGAAAATTTTTATAATGGTGTACCAATTTTGCGAAATTGGAGAGTAAGGAAGGTAAAATTAATTACTTCTGGTACTCATTTCTTCCGAGCCAAGTTGATGGCACAGATTATCTTAGGCGCTCATGGAATTTGGGTAGAAACTGAAACAGTCAAGGAAATCGGTATTCCTGGTAATCGAGAATCTTGGATAAAGACTGAGTTAGATATAATACGTAGTTTGCTTTGGGCGCTCCTCAGTCAAGTCATTCAGCCCCAATGCTCACAGGTAACAAAACTGGTAGATGTAGATATACATAGTTGGCAACAGCATGGTTTTAAGTGTGAACATCAGGGACTGTTGGGGAAATAG